In Verrucomicrobiia bacterium, one genomic interval encodes:
- the mutT gene encoding 8-oxo-dGTP diphosphatase MutT: protein MPGQRIEVAAGLIFRHGRLLVAQRRAEDHLGGTWEFPGGKREAGESFEMCLARELREELGVEVQVGELVETVDHDYPEKQVHLRFFLCRILHGDPQPLGCAALAWITPEEMAHYPFPPADARLLEKLRAQQEWWQAGPSDDACPPPQARA, encoded by the coding sequence ATGCCCGGCCAACGCATCGAAGTCGCCGCCGGCCTGATTTTCCGCCACGGGCGTTTGCTTGTGGCCCAGCGCCGCGCCGAGGATCATCTGGGGGGAACATGGGAATTTCCCGGAGGCAAACGCGAAGCGGGAGAGAGTTTCGAGATGTGCCTGGCGCGTGAATTGCGGGAGGAGCTGGGCGTGGAAGTGCAGGTGGGGGAGCTGGTGGAAACTGTAGACCACGACTATCCCGAAAAACAGGTGCACCTGCGTTTCTTTCTCTGCCGCATCCTCCACGGTGACCCCCAGCCCCTGGGCTGCGCTGCCCTCGCCTGGATCACCCCGGAGGAAATGGCTCATTACCCGTTTCCCCCCGCCGACGCCCGCCTGCTGGAGAAACTCCGTGCCCAACAAGAATGGTGGCAGGCGGGGCCTTCCGACGATGCGTGTCCCCCGCCACAAGCGCGCGCCTGA